The region AGGCAATTGTCCAGCATCCGCTGCTGCTCCCGGCGGATCACCTGTTCCTCGGGACCGGGCGCAGACGAGGCGACGGCCTCGGCAGCCTCGGGCAGCGCGGCGGGCGGGCGGCCATTCTCGGCCCGCAGGCGGTCGATGGCGCGGTTCCGTGCAATGGTGATCAGCCAGGTCATCGGCGACAGCCCGTTGGCGGCATAGCGCCCGGCATTGTTCCAGACGCGGATATAGACTTCCTGCAGCACCTCCTCGGCCGCGGGACGTTCCTTCAGGACCGACAGGCAGACGGCGTGAAGTTTCGCCGAGGTCGCCTCGTAAAGCGCATCGAAAGCCTGCCGATCGCCAAGGGCGACGCGGGCGATCAAGGCCTCGATTTCAGCGCGTCGGCGCTCGAGCACGGGACGTCCTTCCATTGGCTTCGGCCACGTTAGGCCGCAGCGCGCACCGGCGTCAACGCCAGCGACCTTGCACCTGACCCACG is a window of Paracoccus zhejiangensis DNA encoding:
- a CDS encoding sigma-70 family RNA polymerase sigma factor — encoded protein: MLERRRAEIEALIARVALGDRQAFDALYEATSAKLHAVCLSVLKERPAAEEVLQEVYIRVWNNAGRYAANGLSPMTWLITIARNRAIDRLRAENGRPPAALPEAAEAVASSAPGPEEQVIRREQQRMLDNCLDEMGDAQALALRAVYLEGASYAELAQSAGAPINTVRSWLRRGLVQLKDCVSQ